The proteins below come from a single Paramormyrops kingsleyae isolate MSU_618 chromosome 25, PKINGS_0.4, whole genome shotgun sequence genomic window:
- the LOC111837417 gene encoding 5-hydroxytryptamine receptor 4, whose translation MSNATWWPEGANASLPGHLDACMPRWSPASRLALYSLLLACIGSTVLGNLLVVLAIAYFRRLRSATNTFIMSLAVADLLVGLVVMPCSAVRTVDGCWYFGPALCRLHSSLDVMLCSASIFHLSCIAFDRYHAVCHPLLYASRMSRGRVAVLLGLCWAVPLLISFGPITLRLHEVAVEPALPHDSCLFLVNPTYAVVASLVAFYLPMTSMLVAYWKIYRVARRQAMQISALENQVTAQDMGAGKHQRASLWRERKAAKTLGIIMGAFLLFWLPFFTTNIVDPFIEYRTAGLVWDIFLWLGYANSSLNPFLYGFFNRSFRRAFVMILSCQICLPGSPPSMDLSHSNRDDHMGNQ comes from the coding sequence ATGTCAAACGCCACCTGGTGGCCAGAGGGCGCCAACGCCTCCCTGCCTGGCCACCTGGATGCCTGCATGCCGCGCTGGAGCCCCGCCTCTCGCCTGGCGCTCTACTCCCTCCTACTCGCCTGCATCGGCAGCACTGTGCTGGGGAACCTGCTGGTGGTGCTGGCCATCGCCTACTTCCGGCGCCTCCGCTCGGCCACCAACACCTTCATCATGTCTCTGGCGGTGGCCGACCTGTTGGTGGGCCTCGTGGTCATGCCCTGCAGCGCGGTCCGCACCGTGGATGGCTGCTGGTACTTCGGGCCCGCCCTCTGCCGCCTGCACTCCAGCCTGGACGTCATGCTCTGCTCGGCCTCCATCTTCCACCTCAGCTGCATCGCCTTCGACCGCTACCACGCTGTGTGCCACCCGCTGCTTTACGCCTCCAGGATGTCTCGCGGCAGGGTAGCCGTCCTTCTTGGGCTTTGCTGGGCGGTTCCTCTGCTTATTTCCTTCGGGCCCATCACGTTGCGGCTCCACGAGGTGGCCGTGGAACCGGCGTTGCCGCACGACTCCTGTCTCTTCCTGGTCAACCCGACGTACGCCGTCGTGGCCTCCCTTGTTGCCTTCTACCTGCCCATGACCTCCATGCTGGTGGCCTACTGGAAGATCTACAGGGTCGCCAGGAGACAGGCCATGCAGATCAGCGCCCTGGAGAACCAGGTGACCGCACAGGACATGGGCGCTGGAAAGCATCAAAGGGCATCCTTGTGGCGGGAGAGGAAGGCCGCCAAGACCCTTGGTATCATCATGGGTGCCTTCCTCCTCTTCTGGTTGCCCTTCTTCACCACCAACATCGTCGACCCGTTTATTGAGTACCGGACTGCAGGGCTGGTTTGGGACATCTTCCTGTGGTTGGGCTATGCCAACTCGTCCCTCAACCCGTTCCTGTACGGCTTCTTCAACAGGTCCTTCCGTAGGGCCTTCGTCATGATCCTGAGCTGTCAGATATGCCTGCCAGGGTCTCCCCCCAGCATGGACCTCTCCCACTCTAACAGGGACGATCACATGGGCAACCAGTAG
- the LOC111837372 gene encoding atrial natriuretic peptide receptor 1 isoform X1: MEILARAQWLQILLLLLRHGATGLNFTVLLSIPNTSIPFSAGRVGAGALIAIDKVNRDPNLLPGHHLDYKYLDDHCDSVVGPGRIVDLQHTHKFSAFIGPSCSKVCSLIGRLASYWNIAMISPICADQEFLDKKDFSTLTRVFGPFTKMGSFFVRICENFRWKRIGIIYDEHSAWNIPAEGIRYTAQNNSITVAKYVGFRVDDNKDASDFAKILQQVATVSRIIVISARGEVVRRFLIEAHKQGQTNGDFVFFSFEPYKEKQMFGDFSWRRGDPDDSIAQRAFQALFLLSLYKPSNEMYENFSAGVVRRSKENFGYTYDPNEKVSILAALAHDSVWLYAQALNETLSENEDPYDGHNVTRRMWSRTVTGIQGDVTIDDNGDRESAYMMYHSQSSEGVFKVIANYFGTNKTYEQVKGVQIMWPGGRKTPPKDTPTCGFSGELCPFAERTLIISVALILGLLATGSLSIALLYRKYKLQEKASMMLWMVSLDDVAVTEHHTSSSMFSLNGGSAQDEAASSGMDSEMLSSRTALYKENVCSIRFLNVRSVNLTGDLLAELQQCKDLSHPNICGFVGAWLESPPLFLITEYCSKGSLQDILRNGSIRLDWTFKYSLMLDIVKGMDYLHRSPLRSHGHLSSSNCVVDSRFVLKVTDFGLSSLRRPPGSQNHQDHWQRLLWRAPELLRGIMPPNGTQKGDVYSFGIIIQEIVFRREPFYIPGRTLKAEDIVERVKAGGCSPLRPHVDRAECPGAVETLMRSCWRERPAERPDFPALRALVKKLSPTGGSDNILDNLLCRMEQYANNLEQVVEERTAQLVQQKKKAESLLTQMLPRSVAAQLIAGETVQAETYDCVTIYFSDIEGFTVLASSITPMQVVDLLNDLYTNFDKIIDNHDVYKVETIGDAYMVVSGLPIRNGDDHAKEIARMALTVVRAMERFENKHVLGQQLKVRIGLHSGPCVAGVVGLKMPRYCLFGDTVNTASRMESHGCPLRIHVSSPTKALLEKFGTFRLELRGTVHMKGKGPVTTYWLLGEEQ, encoded by the exons ATGGAGATCCTTGCCAGGGCTCAGTGGCTCCAGAttcttctgctgctgctgcgacATGGTGCCACTGGACTGAACTTCACGGTCCTGCTATCCATACCAAACACATCCATTCCCTTCAGTGCCGGGCGGGTCGGTGCTGGAGCCCTGATAGCGATCGATAAAGTCAACAGGGACCCGAATCTTCTTCCAG GACACCACCTTGACTATAAATACTTGGATGACCACTGTGATTCGGTGGTGGGACCTGGGAGGATTGTTGACCTTCAGCACACGCACAAGTTCAGCGCTTTCATTGGTCCGTCCTGCTCCAAG GTTTGCTCTCTCATTGGCAGACTTGCTTCTTATTGGAACATTGCTATGATCAGCCCAATATGTGCAGACCAGGAATTCCTGGACAAGAAG GACTTCTCCACGCTCACCAGGGTCTTCGGCCCGTTCACAAAGATGGGCTCGTTCTTCGTCCGCATCTGTGAGAACTTCAGGTGGAAACGTATCGGGATCATCTACGACGAACATTCTGCTTGGAACATACCAGCGGAGGGAATCAG GTACACTGCGCAAAATAATTCCATCACTGTAGCCAAGTATGTTGGTTTCCGTGTCGACGACAACAAGGACGCCTCAGATTTTGCCAAGATCCTCCAGCAGGTGGCTACAGTGTCTCGCA TTATTGTGATTTCAGCCCGAGGCGAGGTGGTGAGGAGGTTCCTCATCGAGGCCCACAAGCAGGGCCAGACCAACGGGGACTTCGTCTTCTTCTCGTTCGAGCCTTACAAGGAGAAGCAGATGTTTGGCGACTTCTCCTGGAGGAGAG GAGACCCCGACGACTCCATCGCCCAGCGAGCCTTCCAGGCTCTCTTCCTGCTCTCCCTGTACAAGCCCAGCAACGAGATGTACGAGAACTTCTCAGCCGGGGTGGTCCGACGTTCCAAGGAGAACTTCGGCTACACGTACGACCCGAATGAGAAG gtGTCAATCCTGGCTGCGCTCGCCCACGATTCCGTGTGGCTGTACGCCCAGGCGCTGAATGAGACCCTGTCGGAAAACGAAGACCCCTACGATGGCCACAATGTCACCCGCCGCATGTGGAGCAGAACGGTCACAG GAATTCAGGGCGATGTCACCATAGATGACAATGGGGATCGGGAGTCGGCCTACATGATGTACCACTCCCAGAGCAGCGAGGGCGTGTTCAAA GTGATTGCAAATTATTTTGGGACAAACAAGACCTATGAGCAGGTGAAGGGGGTCCAGATCATGTGGCCGGGGGGCAGGAAGACCCCGCCCAAAGACACACCGACTTGTGGATTTAGTGGGGAGCTTTGTCCGTTTGCTG AGAGGACCCTGATCATCTCTGTGGCTTTGATCCTCGGCCTGCTGGCCACAGGGAGTCTGAGCATCGCCCTGCTCTACAG GAAGTACAAACTGCAGGAGAAGGCTTCGATGATGCTGTGGATGGTCAGCCTCGATGATGTTGCCGTAACGGAACACCACACTTCGTCCTCG ATGTTCTCTTTGAACGGCGGCTCAGCACAGGACGAAGCTGCCAGCAGTGGCATGGACAGCGAGATGCTCTCCAGCAGGACTGCACTGTATAAA GAGAACGTGTGTTCCATCCGGTTCTTGAACGTGCGGAGTGTCAACCTGACAGGCGACCTACTTGCAGAGTTGCAGCAG TGCAAGGACCTGAGCCACCCGAACATCTGCGGCTTTGTCGGAGCCTGGCTGGAGTCACCTCCGCTGTTCCTGATCACCGAGTACTGCTCCAAGGGCAGCCTGCAG GACATCCTGAGGAACGGGTCCATCAGACTTGACTGGACGTTCAAGTACTCTCTGATGCTGGACATCGTGAAG GGAATGGACTACCTACACCGCAGTCCCCTCCGTTCCCATGGACACCTGTCCTCATCCAACTGTGTGGTGGACAGCCGCTTTGTGCTGAAGGTCACCGACTTTGGTCTCAGCTCTCTGAGGCGACCACCAGGGTCCCAGAACCACCAGGACCATTGGCAAC GTCTGCTGTGGAGAGCCCCCGAACTTCTAAGGGGCATCATGCCCCCCAATGGCACTCAGAAGGGGGACGTCTATAGCTTCGGCATCATCATCCAGGAGATAGTCTTCCGCCGTGAGCCCTTCTACATTCCTGGGCGCACCCTTAAGGCCGAAG ATATCGTGGAGCGGGTGAAGGCGGGAGGCTGCAGCCCCCTTCGGCCACACGTGGACCGGGCGGAGTGCCCCGGGGCTGTGGAAACCCTGATGCGAAGCTGCTGGAGGGAGAGGCCCGCAGAGCGACCGGACTTCCCCGCACTCAGGGCGCTGGTGAAGAAGCTCTCCCCAACTGG GGGAAGCGATAACATCCTGGACAACCTGCTCTGCCGCATGGAGCAGTATGCCAACAACCTGGAGCAGGTGGTAGAGGAGCGCACTGCCCAACTCGTACAGCAGAAGAAGAAGGCGGAGAGCCTCCTCACGCAAATGTTGCCTCG GTCAGTTGCTGCTCAGCTGATAGCTGGAGAGACAGTGCAAGCGGAAACGTACGACTGTGTCACTATCTACTTCAGCGACATCGAAGGGTTCACGGTGCTGGCGTCCAGTATTACTCCCATGCAG GTTGTGGACCTTCTGAATGATTTGTACACAAACTTTGACAAAATCATCGACAATCACGACGTCTACAAG GTCGAGACCATTGGAGACGCCTACATGGTAGTGTCAGGTCTGCCCATCCGGAACGGAGATGACCACGCCAAAGAGATAGCCAGGATGGCCCTGACTGTGGTGAGGGCTATGGAGCGGTTCGAGAACAAGCATGTCCTGGGCCAGCAGCTGAAGGTCCGAATTGGGCTTCACTCAG GCCCCTGCGTGGCCGGCGTGGTGGGTCTGAAGATGCCTCGCTACTGTCTGTTTGGGGATACGGTCAACACGGCTTCCAGGATGGAGTCCCACGGCTGCC CGCTCAGGATCCACGTCAGCAGCCCTACCAAGGCGCTCCTCGAAAAGTTCGGGACGTTTCGCCTGGAGCTAAGGGGGACCGTTCATATGAAG GGGAAGGGTCCTGTCACTACGTATTGGCTTCTGGGAGAAGAGCAGTGA
- the LOC111837372 gene encoding atrial natriuretic peptide receptor 1 isoform X2: MTTVIRWWDLGGLLTFSTRTSSALSLVRPAPRLASYWNIAMISPICADQEFLDKKDFSTLTRVFGPFTKMGSFFVRICENFRWKRIGIIYDEHSAWNIPAEGIRYTAQNNSITVAKYVGFRVDDNKDASDFAKILQQVATVSRIIVISARGEVVRRFLIEAHKQGQTNGDFVFFSFEPYKEKQMFGDFSWRRGDPDDSIAQRAFQALFLLSLYKPSNEMYENFSAGVVRRSKENFGYTYDPNEKVSILAALAHDSVWLYAQALNETLSENEDPYDGHNVTRRMWSRTVTGIQGDVTIDDNGDRESAYMMYHSQSSEGVFKVIANYFGTNKTYEQVKGVQIMWPGGRKTPPKDTPTCGFSGELCPFAERTLIISVALILGLLATGSLSIALLYRKYKLQEKASMMLWMVSLDDVAVTEHHTSSSMFSLNGGSAQDEAASSGMDSEMLSSRTALYKENVCSIRFLNVRSVNLTGDLLAELQQCKDLSHPNICGFVGAWLESPPLFLITEYCSKGSLQDILRNGSIRLDWTFKYSLMLDIVKGMDYLHRSPLRSHGHLSSSNCVVDSRFVLKVTDFGLSSLRRPPGSQNHQDHWQRLLWRAPELLRGIMPPNGTQKGDVYSFGIIIQEIVFRREPFYIPGRTLKAEDIVERVKAGGCSPLRPHVDRAECPGAVETLMRSCWRERPAERPDFPALRALVKKLSPTGGSDNILDNLLCRMEQYANNLEQVVEERTAQLVQQKKKAESLLTQMLPRSVAAQLIAGETVQAETYDCVTIYFSDIEGFTVLASSITPMQVVDLLNDLYTNFDKIIDNHDVYKVETIGDAYMVVSGLPIRNGDDHAKEIARMALTVVRAMERFENKHVLGQQLKVRIGLHSGPCVAGVVGLKMPRYCLFGDTVNTASRMESHGCPLRIHVSSPTKALLEKFGTFRLELRGTVHMKGKGPVTTYWLLGEEQ; the protein is encoded by the exons ATGACCACTGTGATTCGGTGGTGGGACCTGGGAGGATTGTTGACCTTCAGCACACGCACAAGTTCAGCGCTTTCATTGGTCCGTCCTGCTCCAAG ACTTGCTTCTTATTGGAACATTGCTATGATCAGCCCAATATGTGCAGACCAGGAATTCCTGGACAAGAAG GACTTCTCCACGCTCACCAGGGTCTTCGGCCCGTTCACAAAGATGGGCTCGTTCTTCGTCCGCATCTGTGAGAACTTCAGGTGGAAACGTATCGGGATCATCTACGACGAACATTCTGCTTGGAACATACCAGCGGAGGGAATCAG GTACACTGCGCAAAATAATTCCATCACTGTAGCCAAGTATGTTGGTTTCCGTGTCGACGACAACAAGGACGCCTCAGATTTTGCCAAGATCCTCCAGCAGGTGGCTACAGTGTCTCGCA TTATTGTGATTTCAGCCCGAGGCGAGGTGGTGAGGAGGTTCCTCATCGAGGCCCACAAGCAGGGCCAGACCAACGGGGACTTCGTCTTCTTCTCGTTCGAGCCTTACAAGGAGAAGCAGATGTTTGGCGACTTCTCCTGGAGGAGAG GAGACCCCGACGACTCCATCGCCCAGCGAGCCTTCCAGGCTCTCTTCCTGCTCTCCCTGTACAAGCCCAGCAACGAGATGTACGAGAACTTCTCAGCCGGGGTGGTCCGACGTTCCAAGGAGAACTTCGGCTACACGTACGACCCGAATGAGAAG gtGTCAATCCTGGCTGCGCTCGCCCACGATTCCGTGTGGCTGTACGCCCAGGCGCTGAATGAGACCCTGTCGGAAAACGAAGACCCCTACGATGGCCACAATGTCACCCGCCGCATGTGGAGCAGAACGGTCACAG GAATTCAGGGCGATGTCACCATAGATGACAATGGGGATCGGGAGTCGGCCTACATGATGTACCACTCCCAGAGCAGCGAGGGCGTGTTCAAA GTGATTGCAAATTATTTTGGGACAAACAAGACCTATGAGCAGGTGAAGGGGGTCCAGATCATGTGGCCGGGGGGCAGGAAGACCCCGCCCAAAGACACACCGACTTGTGGATTTAGTGGGGAGCTTTGTCCGTTTGCTG AGAGGACCCTGATCATCTCTGTGGCTTTGATCCTCGGCCTGCTGGCCACAGGGAGTCTGAGCATCGCCCTGCTCTACAG GAAGTACAAACTGCAGGAGAAGGCTTCGATGATGCTGTGGATGGTCAGCCTCGATGATGTTGCCGTAACGGAACACCACACTTCGTCCTCG ATGTTCTCTTTGAACGGCGGCTCAGCACAGGACGAAGCTGCCAGCAGTGGCATGGACAGCGAGATGCTCTCCAGCAGGACTGCACTGTATAAA GAGAACGTGTGTTCCATCCGGTTCTTGAACGTGCGGAGTGTCAACCTGACAGGCGACCTACTTGCAGAGTTGCAGCAG TGCAAGGACCTGAGCCACCCGAACATCTGCGGCTTTGTCGGAGCCTGGCTGGAGTCACCTCCGCTGTTCCTGATCACCGAGTACTGCTCCAAGGGCAGCCTGCAG GACATCCTGAGGAACGGGTCCATCAGACTTGACTGGACGTTCAAGTACTCTCTGATGCTGGACATCGTGAAG GGAATGGACTACCTACACCGCAGTCCCCTCCGTTCCCATGGACACCTGTCCTCATCCAACTGTGTGGTGGACAGCCGCTTTGTGCTGAAGGTCACCGACTTTGGTCTCAGCTCTCTGAGGCGACCACCAGGGTCCCAGAACCACCAGGACCATTGGCAAC GTCTGCTGTGGAGAGCCCCCGAACTTCTAAGGGGCATCATGCCCCCCAATGGCACTCAGAAGGGGGACGTCTATAGCTTCGGCATCATCATCCAGGAGATAGTCTTCCGCCGTGAGCCCTTCTACATTCCTGGGCGCACCCTTAAGGCCGAAG ATATCGTGGAGCGGGTGAAGGCGGGAGGCTGCAGCCCCCTTCGGCCACACGTGGACCGGGCGGAGTGCCCCGGGGCTGTGGAAACCCTGATGCGAAGCTGCTGGAGGGAGAGGCCCGCAGAGCGACCGGACTTCCCCGCACTCAGGGCGCTGGTGAAGAAGCTCTCCCCAACTGG GGGAAGCGATAACATCCTGGACAACCTGCTCTGCCGCATGGAGCAGTATGCCAACAACCTGGAGCAGGTGGTAGAGGAGCGCACTGCCCAACTCGTACAGCAGAAGAAGAAGGCGGAGAGCCTCCTCACGCAAATGTTGCCTCG GTCAGTTGCTGCTCAGCTGATAGCTGGAGAGACAGTGCAAGCGGAAACGTACGACTGTGTCACTATCTACTTCAGCGACATCGAAGGGTTCACGGTGCTGGCGTCCAGTATTACTCCCATGCAG GTTGTGGACCTTCTGAATGATTTGTACACAAACTTTGACAAAATCATCGACAATCACGACGTCTACAAG GTCGAGACCATTGGAGACGCCTACATGGTAGTGTCAGGTCTGCCCATCCGGAACGGAGATGACCACGCCAAAGAGATAGCCAGGATGGCCCTGACTGTGGTGAGGGCTATGGAGCGGTTCGAGAACAAGCATGTCCTGGGCCAGCAGCTGAAGGTCCGAATTGGGCTTCACTCAG GCCCCTGCGTGGCCGGCGTGGTGGGTCTGAAGATGCCTCGCTACTGTCTGTTTGGGGATACGGTCAACACGGCTTCCAGGATGGAGTCCCACGGCTGCC CGCTCAGGATCCACGTCAGCAGCCCTACCAAGGCGCTCCTCGAAAAGTTCGGGACGTTTCGCCTGGAGCTAAGGGGGACCGTTCATATGAAG GGGAAGGGTCCTGTCACTACGTATTGGCTTCTGGGAGAAGAGCAGTGA